The following are encoded together in the Candidatus Bandiella woodruffii genome:
- a CDS encoding IS1 family transposase, which translates to MYIRQKKENKTRIWTAVDRDRFKTVAFKVGSGDKENYVDLARELGEKYQIRYMCTDGYEVYCHYKIAQIHLQTKSETCLVESFNSSLRDMLARLNRKTKRFSKCSEMLRLSLVLFFNKALALSIYL; encoded by the coding sequence ATATACATACGTCAAAAAAAAGAGAATAAAACAAGAATATGGACTGCTGTCGATAGGGACAGATTCAAAACTGTTGCGTTTAAAGTAGGTTCAGGTGATAAAGAAAATTACGTAGATTTAGCTCGTGAGCTAGGAGAAAAATACCAAATTCGTTATATGTGTACAGATGGGTATGAGGTCTATTGTCATTATAAAATTGCTCAAATACATCTGCAGACAAAGTCTGAAACTTGTTTGGTTGAGAGCTTCAATTCCTCCTTAAGGGATATGCTTGCTAGATTAAATCGCAAGACTAAACGCTTTAGCAAGTGTTCTGAAATGCTAAGATTATCCCTTGTTTTATTTTTTAACAAAGCTTTAGCTCTTTCTATCTATTTATGA
- a CDS encoding IS1 family transposase: MNIASNKENRNMNTECKKCSSSKYVKNGNIRGMQRYKCKECGCNFTSTKLRGCSPEMKALAVLLYSMGKSSFRWLGKLFKVAHTSVYKWIILYAKKIPRPIVPEELREVEIDEMWHFVDSKKNKLWIWKAYSRELKRVVAWVVGKRNVTTFRKLWKIISRDNCSYYTDDWSVYSEVIPRHQHVVGKQHTLSIESNNSNTRHRIARMTRKTKVVSKSEEVVDLTIKLWVHFEDNNNFLSEQGNFISIFG, from the coding sequence ATGAATATAGCGAGCAACAAAGAAAATAGAAATATGAATACAGAGTGTAAAAAATGCAGTAGCAGTAAATACGTTAAGAATGGTAATATTAGGGGTATGCAAAGGTATAAATGCAAAGAGTGTGGATGTAATTTTACAAGCACTAAATTAAGAGGCTGTTCGCCAGAGATGAAGGCTCTGGCAGTGTTATTGTACAGCATGGGAAAAAGTAGCTTTAGATGGCTAGGGAAATTATTTAAAGTAGCTCATACTAGCGTATATAAGTGGATAATACTGTATGCTAAAAAGATACCAAGACCAATAGTGCCGGAAGAATTGAGAGAAGTTGAAATAGATGAGATGTGGCATTTTGTAGATTCAAAAAAAAACAAATTATGGATATGGAAAGCCTATAGTAGGGAGCTCAAGAGAGTTGTTGCCTGGGTGGTTGGTAAGCGTAACGTTACAACCTTTAGAAAATTGTGGAAAATCATAAGTAGAGATAATTGCAGTTATTACACAGACGATTGGTCTGTTTATTCAGAGGTTATACCTCGCCATCAACATGTTGTTGGCAAACAACATACACTCTCAATTGAGTCCAATAACTCAAACACAAGGCACAGAATTGCAAGAATGACCAGAAAAACAAAGGTAGTTTCAAAATCTGAAGAAGTTGTCGATCTTACGATTAAGCTCTGGGTACATTTTGAGGATAACAATAATTTCCTAAGTGAGCAGGGCAATTTTATATCTATCTTTGGCTAA